Proteins encoded by one window of candidate division WOR-3 bacterium:
- a CDS encoding HindIII family type II restriction endonuclease: protein MKMTGTARRMYWTDELAKISGSFGDDSSRVIKELRAEIKKDGSDALLEHLRLCGAMPEEYGHDSSEEKLYSKYTDAVVSEALSAIGLRSSVLNERADAADVQAKGSNYSLVADAKAFRLSRTAKNQKDFKVQAMDGWRGGLDHAVVVCPIYQLPTRTSQIYQQAIARNVCILSYSHLAALVGLSERKGKPSAVKGLGSILAAVAHLNPSKSAVDYWTGINRALALSLGKEGDLWTTEKTASIEALAVVKAESLRYLRSERNRLLGLSHQEALDELVRMAGLDSRIAQVEGIEHNALLDA, encoded by the coding sequence ATGAAGATGACTGGCACTGCCCGTCGCATGTATTGGACAGATGAACTAGCCAAGATCAGTGGTTCCTTCGGGGACGACTCTAGTAGGGTGATAAAGGAACTGAGAGCCGAGATAAAGAAGGATGGAAGTGATGCCCTCCTGGAACACCTGCGACTCTGTGGTGCCATGCCAGAGGAGTATGGGCATGACTCATCCGAAGAGAAACTGTACTCGAAGTACACGGACGCGGTCGTTTCTGAGGCCCTGTCGGCAATAGGGCTGAGAAGCAGTGTCCTCAACGAGCGCGCGGACGCCGCCGACGTGCAGGCGAAGGGAAGCAACTATTCGCTTGTTGCAGATGCCAAGGCCTTCAGGCTGAGCCGGACTGCAAAGAACCAGAAGGACTTCAAAGTCCAAGCCATGGATGGTTGGCGCGGCGGGCTTGACCACGCAGTTGTTGTTTGTCCGATCTATCAGCTTCCGACGCGAACTAGCCAGATATACCAGCAAGCCATTGCTCGAAATGTCTGCATTCTCAGCTACTCCCACTTGGCAGCACTTGTAGGTCTTTCCGAACGCAAGGGCAAACCGTCTGCTGTGAAGGGTCTTGGCAGTATCCTCGCGGCAGTCGCGCACCTGAATCCGAGCAAGAGCGCCGTCGACTACTGGACCGGTATCAATCGTGCGCTTGCGCTATCGCTGGGCAAAGAGGGCGATCTATGGACGACCGAGAAGACCGCCTCAATCGAAGCCCTCGCTGTAGTAAAAGCTGAGTCGCTCCGGTATCTACGCTCGGAACGTAACAGACTGTTGGGACTTTCTCATCAGGAGGCCTTGGACGAGTTGGTGCGCATGGCCGGCCTTGATTCCCGCATTGCGCAGGTGGAGGGCATCGAGCACAACGCGCTGCTGGACGCCTAA